The bacterium genome includes a region encoding these proteins:
- a CDS encoding penicillin acylase family protein has protein sequence MKRWLMRGLALVAVLAGIVAVVEWWSFRAGTQKEGPEARGSRVIPELAQAVEILRDPLGVPHVKSTRSDDASLALGFVHAQDRLWQMEMLRRAARGTLSEVFGASTVDEDRLVRTLGLGRDAEAEVTQLSGSAARTLDAYSAGVNSWIEHLRSGEAPLPYEFEFLEYEPEPWSPADTLAILRLRAWNTGRSLGASLLLDQLVREVGGVPARDFFPTRPEDGAHDPLGPVLELGKAADRLASIVGMNGPVGSLGFVVSSERSATGGAILANDPHVQFGVPALFYLAHLRVNDDNVSGATWPGVPLFFAGNNGEIAWGQVALHASVSDLFDETFHPTDPLRFDRNGRWRKAVRRVETIQIKDAEPLEVEVLSTHHGPVLRSMEPEETRVHTLALRWTGHHKRSGFEALLRVQRAGDWDEFRKSLRRLPAPAATFLYADREGHIGTQVAGHLPVRAIETGLLPVTGGSSFYDWRGFMDFDGLPSSYGDKPWIVVSTHPDAADFKAPIVWLWSSPAGARRIGGLLSSSRHIDLERVLEVQRDRGSHRGRSTVRYLVDDVEPTAEHARRIRTLLLDWDGRAVEDSIGASVYHVFRQRLTVRLLQDRFEKADERLEQITANTGPLPGIVLARYLDRARDRQLKGVVEQALDDTWRHMRTHVSSNPKKWNWGRLHQVRLKHDFEKLGIGRVQLAGQPLGLGPFPAAGGPDSAWTMYHRSLPENEAEVGPALRYAVDMSDADHAQIGLAGGQSGHAGHPNYSDALQDWLAGRARPLWMHWSDVSYHQVGKWELRPTGD, from the coding sequence ATGAAACGCTGGTTGATGCGGGGTCTGGCGCTGGTGGCTGTGCTGGCCGGAATCGTTGCCGTGGTGGAGTGGTGGTCGTTTCGCGCCGGAACCCAGAAGGAAGGGCCGGAGGCGCGCGGTAGCCGCGTGATTCCCGAGTTGGCACAAGCCGTGGAAATCCTGCGTGATCCCCTTGGCGTGCCGCATGTGAAATCGACGCGCAGCGACGATGCCTCCCTGGCTCTCGGTTTCGTCCACGCTCAGGATCGGCTCTGGCAGATGGAGATGCTGCGTCGAGCCGCACGTGGAACGCTCTCCGAGGTGTTTGGGGCGAGTACCGTCGATGAGGATCGCCTCGTTCGAACCCTGGGTCTGGGACGCGATGCCGAGGCCGAGGTGACGCAGTTGTCCGGATCCGCAGCCCGGACACTCGATGCCTATTCCGCCGGCGTGAACTCCTGGATCGAACACCTTCGCAGCGGCGAGGCGCCGCTGCCCTACGAGTTCGAGTTCCTGGAGTACGAACCCGAACCCTGGAGCCCCGCCGATACACTCGCGATCTTGCGCCTGCGCGCCTGGAACACCGGGCGTTCTCTGGGTGCGAGTCTCCTGCTCGATCAGTTGGTGCGCGAAGTAGGAGGCGTACCCGCGCGCGATTTCTTCCCGACCCGACCCGAGGACGGAGCCCACGACCCGCTGGGGCCCGTTCTCGAACTCGGCAAGGCGGCCGACCGGCTGGCGAGCATCGTCGGCATGAACGGACCCGTGGGCAGCCTGGGCTTCGTCGTCTCGTCGGAGCGCTCGGCCACGGGTGGGGCGATTCTCGCAAACGATCCACACGTGCAATTCGGCGTTCCCGCACTCTTCTATCTGGCGCATCTGCGCGTGAACGACGACAACGTGTCCGGTGCAACCTGGCCGGGGGTTCCGCTGTTCTTTGCCGGAAACAACGGAGAGATCGCCTGGGGTCAGGTCGCGCTACACGCCAGCGTGTCGGATCTCTTCGATGAGACCTTCCATCCGACCGATCCACTGCGTTTCGATCGCAATGGTCGCTGGCGCAAGGCCGTTCGTCGGGTCGAGACCATACAGATCAAGGACGCCGAACCTCTCGAGGTCGAAGTTCTTTCGACCCATCACGGACCGGTACTCCGCTCCATGGAGCCCGAAGAAACGCGCGTGCACACGCTTGCGCTGCGCTGGACCGGGCATCACAAGCGCAGTGGTTTCGAAGCGCTGTTGCGCGTGCAGCGCGCGGGCGATTGGGACGAATTCCGCAAGAGTCTGAGGCGGCTGCCCGCCCCAGCAGCGACCTTCCTGTACGCGGATCGCGAAGGCCATATCGGTACGCAAGTCGCTGGGCATCTGCCGGTGCGCGCAATCGAGACCGGTCTGCTGCCGGTGACCGGCGGTTCGAGTTTCTACGACTGGCGTGGATTCATGGATTTTGACGGTCTGCCCAGTTCGTATGGCGACAAGCCGTGGATCGTCGTGTCGACGCATCCCGACGCTGCGGATTTCAAGGCTCCGATCGTCTGGCTGTGGAGCAGTCCCGCGGGGGCCCGGCGCATCGGCGGGCTGCTTTCGTCGAGTCGGCACATCGATCTGGAACGCGTACTGGAGGTTCAGCGAGACCGCGGCTCCCATCGCGGCCGCTCGACGGTTCGCTATCTGGTCGATGATGTCGAACCCACGGCCGAGCACGCCAGACGTATTCGAACGCTCCTGCTCGATTGGGATGGTCGCGCGGTCGAGGACTCGATTGGCGCGTCGGTCTATCACGTGTTTCGTCAACGGCTCACCGTGCGGCTTTTGCAGGACCGCTTCGAGAAGGCCGACGAGCGGTTGGAGCAGATCACTGCGAACACGGGTCCGTTGCCGGGCATCGTGCTGGCGCGCTATCTGGACCGCGCACGCGATCGCCAGTTGAAGGGCGTGGTCGAGCAAGCCCTCGACGACACCTGGCGTCATATGCGCACGCACGTCAGTTCCAATCCAAAGAAATGGAACTGGGGGCGCCTACACCAGGTTCGTTTGAAGCACGACTTCGAGAAGTTGGGTATCGGGCGCGTACAGCTGGCCGGACAACCTCTGGGGTTGGGCCCGTTTCCGGCGGCCGGGGGGCCCGATTCTGCCTGGACGATGTACCACCGCAGCCTGCCCGAGAACGAGGCGGAAGTGGGACCGGCGCTTCGCTACGCCGTCGATATGTCGGATGCTGACCACGCGCAGATCGGTCTGGCCGGTGGACAGTCGGGGCACGCCGGGCACCCCAACTATTCGGATGCGCTCCAGGACTGGCTGGCGGGTCGCGCGCGGCCCCTGTGGATGCACTGGAGCGATGTTTCCTATCATCAAGTTGGAAAGTGGGAATTGCGACCGACGGGTGACTGA